From one Mercenaria mercenaria strain notata unplaced genomic scaffold, MADL_Memer_1 contig_832, whole genome shotgun sequence genomic stretch:
- the LOC128545967 gene encoding probable serine/threonine-protein kinase roco4: MIDEFFYTLRKSLVDKASNCHLTDEDFGIDNSIVDTNIEKLRQHIFKVASRQSYWGEFIPARWVTLENSTDNLKDKGEKVLQKSEFRDLNYRLPVPLETEDELELFLRFHHETGNILYYRDDKLNDTIVLDPQWLIDAFKSLITARMFCCRKSAILKKWIEFDQSAILTHGLIDAVWDKEDNSVFHEHKELLLNYLERLGLIAKPHEESVTDYYFAPCVLKTCPMADLLSCLDCENQKSTSKLCFTTTSGFLPTAVFNKLLAACISKWTLSNINGKRLIFCGFGVFDLENNHSLYVHFFDNVI, from the exons ATGATAGATGAATTCTTCTACACACTGAGGAAATCGCTTGTAGATAAAGCATCAAACTGTCACCTCACGGACGAAGATTTCGGAATAGACAATTCTATTGTTGATACAAATATTGAAAAGCTGCGACAACACATTTTTAAAGTAGCTTCAAGGCAAAGTTACTGGGGAGAATTTATTCCTGCAAGATGGGTAACTCTGGAGAACAGTACTGACAATTTAAAAGACAAGGGTGAAAAG GTTCTTCAAAAATCTGAATTCCGCGATCTGAACTACCGTTTACCTGTTCCATTAGAAACAGAGGATGAACTAGAACTGTTTTTGAGATTTCATCATGAAACTGGAAATATACTGTACTACAG AGATGATAAGCTAAACGACACCATTGTCCTTGATCCTCAGTGGTTGATAGATGCTTTTAAAAGCTTGATTACTGCCAGGATGTTCTGTTGTAGAAAGTCGGCAATATTGAAGAAATGGATCGAATTTGACCAGTCAGCCATCCTAACCCACGGACTTATTG ATGCAGTTTGGGATAAAGAGGATAACTCAGTATTTCATGAGCACAAAGAATTGTTGCTGAACTACCTGGAGAGGCTAGGATTAATTGCAAAACCCCATGAAGAGTCT GTGACAGATTACTACTTCGCTCCATGCGTTCTTAAAACGTGCCCAATGGCGGATCTACTGTCGTGCCTTGATTGTGAAAATCAGAAATCAACCAGTAAATTGTGTTTTACGACGACATCTGGATTCCTACCTACAGCTGTTTTCAACAAACTTCTGGCGGCCTGCATCAGTAAATGGACTCTGTCAAACATAAACGGAAAGCGCCTGATATTCTGTGGGTTCGGTgtatttgaccttgaaaataatCATTCACTATATGTGCATTTCTTTGACAATGTTATATAG